From Malaya genurostris strain Urasoe2022 chromosome 2, Malgen_1.1, whole genome shotgun sequence:
AATCTAGAATTTGGTGAAATATTGATAATTAAATACCATTGTCCGATTCCAAGTAGAATGTATCCAGTTTTCCGTGTGCTGCGTATTTCATTACGAAGTAGTTGGtgataaaaaaaagtgcaaTGGTAACACTTCAAACGATTCCTATTCATTACACATATAAGTTATTAGTTATCATACTCGTGAGCTTCAGCATGTCTGCAGCGACGCATTTTGAAAACTAAAATCTATCTTTCAAAATGATGAAATACGAATAAGTGGCCTGTAGTGTTGCCCCAAATCGTTGTATGTTAACAAAGTAAAACTTTGCAGCGGTAATTCCTGTTGGTTTTTGCGACCGTTTGATAATGAACTGAACGGATTTCTGCATTTCGATAGATTCCTTATACCAAGGATAACGATACATGGCGTGAGCTACTTCGACGgcctaaccaaaaaaaaaaactttagttaGAATCTAAACGCAAGAAAAACTAGTTTACCTTCTCGCTCAGGTATGACCCATTGATGCAGTAGACGGCCATCTCAATCACCAGTGCAACGAACAGAACGATTACGTTGACAGCATCCGGTCCAAAATTCTAAATGTGTTTTGGTTTGAAATTCAGCGGCATGTCAGTCAATTAAAATTACCTACCGAAGAAACGTAGAACAACATCAAACACCAAACCAGCAGACAACTCATCATCAAATTCATCAGAATCAAACTGGCGGTGTTTTCCAGATAGGTCATGTACTCCAACGCCAAATGATGCAGCCGAATAATTTCCAGAAATTCCTTGTGACGTTCGTCCACGTTCGTCAGTTTGGCCATCGCATCGATCCGTTTGGACACCAGATCGAATATTTTCGAACCGTAGTGTATGATAACCTGTAAAATTACTCCCTTCACGATGATGATGTAAGCGGTTATGATCGTGGCCGGAGCGCAGAAGgccgtgaaaatgaaaaaatgcgtTGAATTACGTCGGATGTCCAACCAGTAGAATCTAAAAATAAAATGGCTCCTTTTAACAACTGGCATAGTCTAACGAATTTATACTTACTGCATTTCGTACATCAAAGTAAAGTCTCCTCTCTCGGTTTCGTCCAGTAAAACCATTTTTACCACCGAAGTTAGGAAAGGAACCGCCTGGTAAATGATGTTCAGAACACTAATATAGATTGCGTAGATCAACGAAAATTTTTCCATGCGCCGATTGAAGGACTCAATCTCGTCCTGCAGATGCTCCGGCCACTGATGATCCAGTATGCGTTCCAAAACGTCCACGAGTTTTCCGAAGGTACGATTTTTGACGGCGAACATAACGATGGTGATGCAATTCTCGGACGAAAACACAATCTCGGCGATGTTCCGGACGAACGAATTGAAACCATCCTTCCCGGATCCGAGCACAATTTTCGGACCGACCCAAACGGCAACGATGTACGACACCATTAGGACGTATTTGTAACGAACTCGACTGTCACCCCAAAGGCCAATGTACTGCAACAGTTTCAGTCCCAAAGGCAGAACCTGTTGCTTGGGTCGAGGAATTTGCTGCACCAACTGCATCGTGAGCACTAGGACCGTACAGCGCAACCATGTCCTTTAAAGGAACGGTGAACGGTGCGACCGATAGTGAGTTGAGCGGTAAAGTAAAAAAGAAGTTTTTGCCTTACTGCTTTActatgtacagggtgattttttaagagcttgagaacttttttaaacaataaaacgcataaaatttgcaaaatctcatcggttctttattttaaacgttagattggtacatgacatttactttttgaagataatttcatttaaatgttgaccgcggctgcgtcttaggtggtccattcggaaagtccaattttgggcaactttttcgagcatttcggccggaatagcccgaatttcttcggaaatgttgtcttccaaagctggaatagttactggcttatttctgtagactttagacttgacgtagccccacaaaaaatagtctaaaggcgtcaaatcgcatgatcttggtggccaacttaccggtccatttcttgagatgaattgttctccgaagttttccaacttttctagggcccattcactgaaaattcgacgttgtggcagatcgttcGGCTTCAGTTCTTGCAGGAGCTGTATTTTATACGGTTTTACACCAAGATCTTTGCGTAAAATCTTCCATGTGGTCGAATAACACAAACCCAATTGCTGCGAACGGCGACGAATAGACATTTCACGGTCTTCAGCAACACTCTCAGAAACAGACGCAATATTCTCTTCTGTACGCACTGTACGCATTCGTGTGGTTGGTTTAATGTCCAATAAAGTAAACTGAGTGCGAAACTTGGTCACAATCGCATTAATTGTTTGCTCACTTGGTcgattatgtagaccataaatcgggcgtaaagcgcgaaacacatttcgaaccgaacactgattttggtaataaaattcaatgatttgcaagcgttgctcgttattcatgatgaaatgtcagagcatactgagcaaataataatgcatgaaaatcataacctcaaaaaatctgagcaaatactaatgcatgaaaatcctaacctcaaaaaaatcaccttttactaACCTTACTATAATTCAACGTTATTTGTCACTATTACTcatgagcagagatgccatttatacagatttatctgtattatacagatttttacatgcgcatacagatttaatacagagtacagattttatacagatttctcaaattaaatacagatttatacagataccacaaaaagtaagaaagaaataatgaaacttttccgtctgagcgtgtttgattgcccatattaaaatgaaaattttttcgtgcagcgtcatgaaactttattgtcagactgaaaagttgtatgatcTGATTTGACGTTGCGTAATAaggcgtttgaattccaagtcatcattttcaaacgaaaaaagtatatggatttacaattcaattgtggttgataccaaaaacaattaaatttcgtcgttgaatgttcttgtcagtgcggcaaggacttacgatataaaagaatgctccttgcatctgccattctataacaataatctaatggaataacatctttaaacatcatttttttccgaaatttccttcctttagtgaatacagataaatgcagattttttatgcaaagcaatacagattttctatgaaaatatctggcatctctgatcatgACAaggtaccgcacgatgcaaaatgtgtccttgaaaatttgtcggagtacttcgtattataatttgtatttggttttacCAACGACACGACCAAACACTTCAAAGAAAACTTTGGAAACAAA
This genomic window contains:
- the LOC131428564 gene encoding odorant receptor 13a-like, whose protein sequence is MQLVQQIPRPKQQVLPLGLKLLQYIGLWGDSRVRYKYVLMVSYIVAVWVGPKIVLGSGKDGFNSFVRNIAEIVFSSENCITIVMFAVKNRTFGKLVDVLERILDHQWPEHLQDEIESFNRRMEKFSLIYAIYISVLNIIYQAVPFLTSVVKMVLLDETERGDFTLMYEMQFYWLDIRRNSTHFFIFTAFCAPATIITAYIIIVKGVILQVIIHYGSKIFDLVSKRIDAMAKLTNVDERHKEFLEIIRLHHLALEYMTYLENTASLILMNLMMSCLLVWCLMLFYVSSNFGPDAVNVIVLFVALVIEMAVYCINGSYLSEKAVEVAHAMYRYPWYKESIEMQKSVQFIIKRSQKPTGITAAKFYFVNIQRFGATLQATYSYFIILKDRF